A stretch of DNA from Microlunatus capsulatus:
CCAGTCCGGGTTCGGCTCGGCCGGGTTGGGGGTGTGCACGGCGCTGGCGTCGGCGACCCAGCCTTCCGGCAGCAGCCGCTCGCCCCGCCAGACGCCGTCGTCGAGGTACAGCTGGCCGAAGCGGGCGAGGTCCTCGGTCCGCAGGTGGAGCCCGCTGAACCCCAGCTCGCGGCCCTGGGGGCGCTGGTGCCAGTAGCCGGGGCCGATGCCCAGCGGGTCGAGCAGCCGCGGCCGCAGGTAGCCGAGCAGCGTCTGCCCGGTGACCCGCTGCACGATCGCGCCCAGCACGTAGGTGGCGCCGTTGTTGTAGCAGAACACCGACCCCGGGTCCTGCTCCGGCGCGAGCCCGAGGAACGCGCGGACCGGCTCCTCCGGGTCGAGGGTGACGACCCGGTCCAGGGTGTCCTCGACGTGGCCCGAGGCCATCGCGGCGACGTGCCGGACCAGCATCGCGCGGCTCCGCTCGTCGACGGCGGCGTCGGCCAGCTCGGGGAAGTAGGACACGACCGGCTCGTCGAAGGACAGCAGGCCCTCGGCCGCGGCGAGGCCGGCGGCGGTGGCGGTGAAGCTCTTGCTCAACGAGTAGAGCAGGTGCGCCTCGTCGGGGCCGTAGGGCGCCCACCAGCCCTCGGCCACGACGTGCCCGTGCCGCAGCACCATGAGGCTGTGCAGCTCGAGGTCGGGCGCAGCCTCGACGGCGTCGAGCAGGGCGCCGATGCCGGCGCTGGACACCCCCTGCGCGCTCGGGGTGCTGCGGGGGAGGGCCGGGGCGTCGTCGACGGGCATGGCGCGACCCTAGCCGCGGCCGCTGACAGCGCCGGGGCCCGGGTGCGGCGCCGCGGGCACCGGGCGGGCCGGCCCCGGTAGGGCACACTGACCCCGTGCGCGACGTGGTCATCCTGGGCAGTACCGGCAGCATCGGCACGCAGGCGCTGGAGGTCATCGCCGCCCGGCCGGAGGAGTTCCGCGTCGTGGGGCTCGCCGCGGGCGGGAGCCAGGTGCAGCTGCTGGCCCGGCAGGCGCTGGAGACCGGCGCCGACGTCGTCGCCGTCCACCAGGCGACGGCCGTCCAGGACCTGCAGCTCGCGTTCTACGCCGAGGCCAGCCGCCGCGGCTGGGCCACCGGCGACACCCGGCTGCCCAAGATCCTCGCCGGCCCCGACGCCGCCACCCTGCTGGCCGCGCACCCCTGCGACGTCGTCCTCAACGGCATCACCGGCTCCGCCGGCCTGGCCCCGACGCTCGCCACCCTGGCCACCGGCCGGACCCTCGCCCTGGCCAACAAGGAGTCCCTCGTCATCGGCGGCGCCCTGGTCACCGGTGCCGCCGCGCCCGGCCAGGTCGTCGCCGTCGACTCCGAGCACTCCGCCATCGCCCAGTGCCTGCGCGGCGGCACCGCCGCCGAGGTCGACCGGCTGGTGCTCACCGCCAGCGGCGGGCCCTTCCGCGGCCGCACCCGGGCCCAGATGGCCGACGTCACCCCGGCGGAGGCGCTCGCCCACCCCACCTGGGACATGGGCCGGGTCATCACCACCAACTCCGCGACCCTGGTCAACAAGGGCCTCGAGCTGCTGGAGGCGCACCTGCTCTACGGCGTCGACCTCGACCGGATCGACGTCGTCGTGCACCCGCAGTCAGTGGTGCACTCGATGGTGCAGTTCGTCGACGGCTCGACGCTGGCCCAGGTGTCCCCGCCCGACATGCGGCTGCCCATCGCCCTGGGCCTCAGCTGGCCCGACCGGACGCCGGGGGCGGCCGCCTCCTGCGACTGGACCCAGGCGGCCAACTGGACCTTCGAGCCCCTGGACGACGAGGC
This window harbors:
- the dxr gene encoding 1-deoxy-D-xylulose-5-phosphate reductoisomerase, with product MRDVVILGSTGSIGTQALEVIAARPEEFRVVGLAAGGSQVQLLARQALETGADVVAVHQATAVQDLQLAFYAEASRRGWATGDTRLPKILAGPDAATLLAAHPCDVVLNGITGSAGLAPTLATLATGRTLALANKESLVIGGALVTGAAAPGQVVAVDSEHSAIAQCLRGGTAAEVDRLVLTASGGPFRGRTRAQMADVTPAEALAHPTWDMGRVITTNSATLVNKGLELLEAHLLYGVDLDRIDVVVHPQSVVHSMVQFVDGSTLAQVSPPDMRLPIALGLSWPDRTPGAAASCDWTQAANWTFEPLDDEAFPAVELARRAGRLAGTAPAVFNAANEECVDAFHDGRIGFLRILEIVEAVLEEHVAPAPGSRPGAAPTADVGSSLVPSSDLSLELVLAADRWARGRARALTAQHPDE
- a CDS encoding serine hydrolase domain-containing protein: MPVDDAPALPRSTPSAQGVSSAGIGALLDAVEAAPDLELHSLMVLRHGHVVAEGWWAPYGPDEAHLLYSLSKSFTATAAGLAAAEGLLSFDEPVVSYFPELADAAVDERSRAMLVRHVAAMASGHVEDTLDRVVTLDPEEPVRAFLGLAPEQDPGSVFCYNNGATYVLGAIVQRVTGQTLLGYLRPRLLDPLGIGPGYWHQRPQGRELGFSGLHLRTEDLARFGQLYLDDGVWRGERLLPEGWVADASAVHTPNPAEPNPDWQQGYGYQLWRSRHGYRGDGAYGQFCLVLPEQDLVVVTTAQTENMQGLIDTVWDHLLPGVDAPTPDEDAALADRLAGLALPADGGGLLGTAAPEAAAEVEVAAVEDEADGGWTLTLVEDGARLPVRCGDGRWVRSEVALGERRLVVAASGSLAGDRLVVQLVLLQTPHRLVVEVDRASLRAEGRWLTVPLHRPGFAGLSTGTWA